In the genome of Tannockella kyphosi, one region contains:
- a CDS encoding fructose-bisphosphatase class III, with product MNHKYFVALSKEYPTIQSLCHEIIHLKATINLPKGTEHYISDLHGEYDAFKHLMNTCSGVIKEKAIALFETEMTNEQIDDLCTIIYYPLKSLKNRDYNNEEYRTIILYLMRLARYVTSKYTRTRVREYLEGGYDDIIDELLHAQLDEMDQHYIYHLQIIDTIIELEEQIEFIKILSDLIKYFAIDHLHILGDIYDRGSMPDKIMDDIIKYQRVDIQWGNHDVLWMGAYLGQEACMITVVKNCLHYDHIDLLERGYGIPLRKLMVEAMNKCPNANDLHAMEKYCYQLQVKLESQLIENYPELKMDYRVVEKVNAKLTSQEIELLEDLKRSFMNSKRLKEHMEFMFDHGSMYLKTNHNLLLHGCIPLDELGNLYEHACFDKKVKGRAYFDLVNQHIKIAYHEKQKESVDYLWYLWCGDKSPLCGRRIVLDKPQVEVKDYYYEYIHQEEVCEMLLKEFNLHRTYSLIINGHTPVRAKDGQSPLCDHRRLVIIDGGFCVQNQEKTGVAGYTLISNSHGMRIKTHHIHEGTYDEKDTEYDSEIIYTREHQEMLKDTKRGESVQERIDDLITLLDLKRRHVL from the coding sequence ATGAATCATAAGTATTTTGTGGCATTATCAAAAGAATATCCAACAATACAATCATTATGTCATGAGATAATTCATTTAAAAGCTACTATTAACTTACCAAAAGGAACAGAACATTATATATCTGATCTTCATGGAGAATATGATGCTTTTAAACATTTAATGAATACTTGTTCTGGTGTTATTAAAGAAAAAGCAATTGCTTTATTTGAAACAGAAATGACAAATGAACAAATAGATGATTTATGTACTATTATTTATTATCCTTTAAAAAGCTTAAAGAATAGGGATTATAATAATGAAGAGTATCGAACAATTATATTATACTTAATGCGACTAGCAAGATATGTAACCTCTAAATATACTCGTACAAGAGTACGAGAGTATTTAGAAGGGGGATATGATGATATTATTGATGAGTTATTACATGCTCAGTTAGATGAGATGGATCAACATTATATTTATCATTTACAGATTATTGATACAATTATAGAATTAGAAGAACAAATAGAGTTTATTAAAATATTATCTGATTTAATTAAATATTTTGCAATAGACCATTTACATATCTTAGGAGATATTTATGATCGTGGAAGTATGCCAGATAAGATAATGGATGATATTATTAAGTATCAAAGAGTAGATATCCAATGGGGGAATCATGATGTTTTATGGATGGGGGCATATTTAGGGCAAGAAGCTTGTATGATTACAGTGGTAAAGAATTGTTTACATTATGATCATATTGATTTATTAGAAAGAGGGTATGGAATACCCTTACGTAAATTAATGGTAGAAGCAATGAATAAGTGTCCAAACGCTAATGACTTACATGCAATGGAAAAGTATTGTTATCAGTTGCAAGTGAAACTAGAATCACAGTTAATAGAAAACTATCCAGAATTAAAGATGGATTATCGAGTGGTAGAAAAAGTAAATGCGAAACTTACAAGTCAAGAAATTGAATTGTTAGAAGATTTAAAGAGAAGTTTTATGAATTCAAAGAGATTGAAAGAACATATGGAGTTTATGTTTGATCATGGTTCAATGTATTTAAAGACAAATCATAATTTATTATTACATGGGTGTATTCCATTAGATGAGTTGGGGAACCTCTATGAACATGCATGTTTTGATAAAAAAGTAAAAGGAAGAGCTTATTTTGATTTGGTGAATCAACATATTAAGATAGCTTATCATGAAAAACAAAAGGAATCAGTGGATTACTTATGGTATTTATGGTGTGGTGATAAATCACCACTATGTGGTAGAAGAATTGTATTAGATAAACCACAAGTAGAAGTAAAAGATTATTATTATGAATATATTCATCAAGAAGAAGTATGTGAGATGTTATTGAAAGAGTTTAATTTGCATCGTACCTATAGTTTGATTATTAATGGACATACACCAGTACGTGCAAAAGATGGGCAATCACCTTTATGTGATCATCGAAGATTAGTGATTATTGATGGGGGATTTTGTGTACAGAATCAAGAAAAGACAGGTGTTGCAGGATATACATTAATTAGTAATAGTCATGGGATGCGTATTAAGACACATCATATTCATGAGGGTACTTATGATGAAAAAGATACGGAATATGATTCAGAGATTATTTATACAAGAGAACATCAAGAGATGTTAAAGGATACAAAGCGTGGGGAATCAGTTCAAGAGAGAATTGATGATTTGATTACTTTATTAGATTTAAAAAGAAGGCATGTCTTATAG
- a CDS encoding glucosamine-6-phosphate deaminase has translation MKLIIEKDEQAMSESAMHIVLGAMMQDKRVNISLTGGRSPKTMYQMMIPKIKDNDTYKDIQYYLFDENPYTNGQIGPNWQDLQDLFFKDANIPDERIHIMDNDNYLEFDNQIKQVGGIDVMVIGLGQDGHFCGNCPRCTPFDSYTYSIPFPKKQAVNPTYKDRPYQPATLTMGPKSLMRVNHLVMIVNGKEKAEILKRFLDEPINQDVPATILKMHPNLTVIADQDAASLIHKEDYIKL, from the coding sequence ATGAAACTAATAATTGAAAAAGACGAACAAGCCATGAGCGAAAGTGCTATGCACATCGTACTAGGTGCTATGATGCAAGACAAACGAGTAAATATCTCACTAACAGGTGGTCGTTCGCCTAAAACAATGTATCAAATGATGATCCCTAAGATCAAAGATAACGATACTTATAAAGATATTCAATATTATCTTTTTGATGAAAACCCATACACAAATGGTCAAATAGGACCAAACTGGCAAGACTTACAAGATTTGTTTTTTAAAGATGCAAATATCCCTGATGAACGTATTCATATTATGGATAATGATAATTATTTAGAATTTGATAATCAAATAAAACAAGTAGGAGGTATTGATGTCATGGTCATTGGATTAGGACAAGATGGTCACTTCTGTGGCAACTGCCCAAGATGTACTCCATTTGATAGCTATACTTATTCTATCCCTTTCCCTAAAAAACAAGCCGTCAATCCAACTTATAAAGATAGACCCTATCAACCAGCAACCCTTACCATGGGACCAAAAAGCTTAATGCGTGTCAATCATCTAGTCATGATTGTCAACGGAAAAGAAAAAGCAGAAATATTAAAAAGATTCTTAGATGAACCTATTAATCAAGATGTTCCTGCTACTATCTTAAAAATGCATCCTAATCTAACCGTTATCGCAGACCAAGATGCAGCATCTCTTATCCATAAAGAAGACTATATTAAACTATAA
- a CDS encoding DEAD/DEAH box helicase codes for MDNNFKQYQLDNEITKALDLLHYTSATQVQEEVIPCLLNNKDIIVKSKTGSGKTASFLIPICQHIQWDELRPQALILTPTRELAMQVQEDAFNIGRFKRLKTVALYGRSPFQSQAKSLKQKTHLAIGTPGRVMDHIQRGTLDVSNIQYLVIDEADEMLAMGFIEQVENIIDYLPQERVTVLLSATMPESIKQISKQYMNKPVSIEIEQEASIDHIEQKFYQANAYEKLDVLLDVTTILAPETCIIFCNTKEQVDLVYDTLNRKRYSCNKLHGGMEQEDRTRVIQSYKRGKFRYLIASDVASRGLDIDHISLVINYDIPLKSDTYIHRIGRSGRIGNKGMAVTLIEDNQDKYVKAIERKLDHKIIFDVRPSEDEVEENKVHFHSVMQTRLEYKESKTVKVSKDILKIHINAGKKTKMRAVDIVGTLCNIEGITSSDIGIIEVQDISTYVEILNGKGMQVLNALQNKPIKGRIRKVSKANTRDY; via the coding sequence ATGGATAATAATTTTAAACAATATCAATTAGATAATGAAATAACAAAAGCTTTAGACTTGTTGCACTATACTAGTGCAACACAAGTACAGGAGGAAGTGATACCTTGCTTATTAAATAATAAAGATATCATTGTAAAATCAAAAACAGGTAGTGGAAAAACAGCTTCTTTTTTAATACCAATATGTCAACATATACAATGGGATGAACTAAGACCACAAGCCTTAATATTAACTCCAACAAGAGAACTAGCAATGCAAGTACAAGAAGATGCATTTAATATTGGGCGCTTTAAAAGATTAAAAACAGTAGCTTTATATGGACGTAGTCCATTTCAAAGCCAAGCTAAATCTTTGAAACAAAAAACACATCTTGCAATAGGGACCCCTGGAAGAGTGATGGATCATATTCAAAGAGGTACGTTGGATGTTAGTAATATCCAATATTTAGTAATAGATGAAGCAGATGAAATGTTAGCAATGGGTTTTATAGAACAAGTAGAAAACATTATTGATTACTTACCACAAGAAAGAGTAACAGTTCTATTATCAGCAACAATGCCAGAGTCAATTAAACAAATATCAAAACAATATATGAATAAACCAGTAAGTATTGAAATAGAACAAGAAGCATCTATTGATCACATAGAACAAAAGTTCTATCAAGCTAATGCTTATGAAAAGTTAGATGTATTATTAGATGTTACTACGATTTTAGCACCTGAAACATGTATTATCTTTTGTAATACCAAAGAACAAGTAGATTTAGTATATGATACATTAAATAGAAAACGTTATTCATGTAATAAATTACATGGTGGAATGGAACAAGAAGATCGTACCAGAGTAATTCAATCTTATAAAAGAGGGAAGTTCCGTTACTTAATAGCAAGTGATGTTGCTAGTAGAGGATTAGATATTGATCATATTTCTTTAGTAATTAATTATGATATTCCTTTAAAGAGTGATACTTATATACATCGTATTGGAAGAAGTGGAAGAATTGGAAATAAAGGAATGGCGGTTACACTAATAGAAGATAACCAAGATAAATATGTAAAAGCTATTGAAAGAAAACTAGATCATAAAATAATTTTTGATGTTAGACCTAGTGAAGATGAAGTAGAAGAAAATAAAGTTCACTTTCATAGTGTTATGCAAACAAGATTAGAATATAAAGAAAGCAAAACAGTGAAAGTTAGTAAAGATATTTTAAAGATACATATTAATGCTGGAAAGAAAACAAAGATGCGTGCGGTGGATATTGTAGGTACACTTTGTAATATAGAAGGAATTACAAGTAGTGATATTGGTATTATTGAAGTCCAAGATATTTCTACTTATGTAGAAATATTAAATGGGAAAGGAATGCAAGTATTAAATGCATTGCAAAATAAACCTATTAAAGGAAGAATTAGAAAAGTAAGTAAAGCAAATACGAGAGACTATTAG
- a CDS encoding galactose ABC transporter substrate-binding protein, with product MKKLFKIALTVAMAFSIVGCSSSDSEEEAKTVGICVYQFDDNFMTTYRTELEEKLTALGYEVTVVDGSNDQSTQSEQIDTFIAQGVDALIINPVMTSAASEIVAKVQEADIPTVLINREPEADTYADYDKTAYVGCDASQSGTFEGEIILNTATSGDINGDGVISYIMLIGDPENSDSTLRTEYSVKALTDAGWEVECLYEWQCDWDQTKGQEATANALTQYGDEIEVVFSNNDSMALGAIEAIQAAGRTVGEDIYIVGVDALDDALDKMNDGLMTGTVLNDADTQSDMCIEVLELLLAGESVEKLYYCDYTMVTTDNIADYID from the coding sequence ATGAAAAAATTATTCAAAATTGCATTAACTGTTGCAATGGCATTCTCAATTGTAGGATGTAGTTCATCAGACTCAGAAGAAGAAGCAAAAACAGTTGGTATTTGTGTATACCAATTTGATGACAACTTCATGACAACTTATCGTACAGAATTAGAAGAAAAATTAACTGCTTTAGGGTATGAAGTAACTGTAGTAGACGGAAGTAATGACCAATCTACTCAATCAGAACAAATTGATACTTTTATTGCTCAAGGTGTTGATGCTTTAATCATCAATCCTGTTATGACTTCTGCAGCATCAGAAATCGTTGCTAAAGTTCAAGAAGCTGACATTCCAACTGTTTTAATTAACCGTGAACCAGAAGCTGATACTTATGCAGATTATGATAAAACCGCTTATGTAGGTTGTGATGCATCTCAATCTGGTACTTTCGAAGGAGAAATCATCTTAAATACTGCTACTAGCGGAGATATCAATGGAGATGGTGTTATTTCTTATATTATGTTAATTGGAGATCCAGAAAACTCTGACTCTACTTTAAGAACTGAATATTCAGTAAAAGCTTTAACTGATGCTGGATGGGAAGTAGAATGTTTATATGAATGGCAATGTGACTGGGATCAAACAAAAGGTCAAGAAGCTACTGCGAATGCTTTAACTCAATATGGAGATGAAATTGAAGTAGTATTCTCTAATAATGACTCTATGGCTTTAGGAGCTATTGAAGCTATCCAAGCTGCTGGACGTACAGTTGGTGAAGATATCTATATCGTAGGTGTTGATGCATTAGATGATGCATTAGATAAAATGAATGATGGATTAATGACTGGTACAGTATTAAATGATGCTGATACTCAATCAGATATGTGTATTGAAGTATTAGAATTATTATTAGCTGGTGAAAGTGTTGAAAAACTTTACTATTGTGACTACACTATGGTTACAACTGATAACATCGCTGACTATATTGACTAA
- a CDS encoding sugar ABC transporter ATP-binding protein — protein MSEYRLELKGVVKTFPGVRALDGVNLNLRPGTVHSLMGENGAGKSTLMKCMFGIYKMNEGEMYFEGEKVVINDPLDALNRGIVMVHQELQPIPARSIAENIFTGRYPTKKAGPLKVIDHEKMNELAAKALKEVGLDYDEKALLGTLSVSQMQLVEIAKAVSVDCKILILDEPTSSLTSREVDKLFDIINLLRDRGVSIVYISHKMDEILKISDEVTIMRDGKYIGTYDAKGLEIDFIITKMVGRELTDLYPKRENVPGEVVFEVKDFTSINPKSFRDVCFDVKKGEILGVGGLVGAQRTELMEGLFGLRCHSKGNIRYNGEQIKINRPRDAIQSGIAMLTEDRRATGIMGVLSISDNVAIASLDKYLNAGIVLDDKKIEQLVDENVAKLSIKTPSNKTLIQTLSGGNQQKVLISRWLANDPDIFILDEPTRGIDVGAKYEIYCIIAELAKQGKSVILISSEMSELIGMSDRIMVMCDGRVTGVIDGKDANQENIMELATSFA, from the coding sequence ATGTCTGAATATCGTTTAGAACTAAAAGGCGTTGTTAAAACATTCCCTGGTGTTAGAGCTTTAGATGGGGTAAATCTGAATCTGAGACCAGGAACTGTGCACTCATTAATGGGTGAAAACGGTGCAGGGAAAAGTACATTAATGAAATGTATGTTCGGTATTTACAAAATGAATGAAGGTGAAATGTATTTTGAAGGGGAAAAGGTAGTTATTAATGACCCATTAGATGCATTAAACCGAGGGATTGTAATGGTGCATCAAGAGTTACAACCAATACCTGCAAGAAGTATTGCAGAAAATATTTTCACAGGTCGTTATCCGACAAAAAAAGCAGGGCCATTGAAAGTGATTGATCATGAAAAAATGAATGAATTAGCTGCAAAGGCACTAAAAGAAGTAGGATTAGATTATGATGAAAAAGCGTTGCTTGGAACATTGAGTGTATCTCAAATGCAGTTAGTAGAAATTGCAAAAGCAGTAAGTGTTGATTGTAAGATATTAATCTTAGATGAACCAACATCATCATTAACTTCTAGAGAGGTTGATAAATTATTTGATATTATTAACTTACTTCGTGATAGAGGTGTATCAATTGTTTACATTTCTCATAAAATGGATGAAATTTTAAAAATTTCAGATGAAGTTACGATCATGCGTGATGGTAAATATATTGGAACATATGATGCAAAAGGATTAGAAATTGACTTTATTATTACAAAAATGGTTGGTCGTGAATTAACGGACCTATATCCAAAAAGAGAAAATGTACCTGGAGAAGTTGTATTTGAAGTAAAAGACTTTACTTCTATTAATCCAAAAAGCTTTAGAGATGTTTGCTTTGATGTAAAAAAAGGTGAAATCTTAGGAGTTGGTGGATTAGTTGGAGCTCAACGTACAGAATTAATGGAAGGTTTATTTGGGTTACGTTGCCATTCTAAAGGAAATATTAGATATAATGGAGAACAAATCAAAATAAATAGACCTAGAGATGCAATCCAATCAGGAATTGCGATGTTAACAGAAGACAGACGTGCTACTGGTATTATGGGTGTGTTATCTATTTCTGATAATGTTGCGATTGCATCATTAGATAAATACTTAAATGCAGGTATTGTATTAGATGATAAGAAAATCGAACAATTAGTAGATGAGAATGTTGCAAAATTATCAATTAAAACACCATCTAATAAAACGCTAATTCAAACATTATCTGGTGGGAATCAACAAAAAGTATTAATTTCTAGATGGTTAGCAAATGATCCAGATATCTTTATCTTAGATGAACCAACTAGAGGTATTGATGTTGGTGCTAAATATGAAATTTACTGTATTATTGCAGAACTTGCAAAACAAGGAAAAAGCGTTATCTTAATCTCATCTGAAATGAGTGAGTTAATTGGTATGTCGGATCGTATCATGGTTATGTGTGACGGTAGAGTTACAGGTGTAATTGATGGAAAAGATGCAAACCAAGAAAATATTATGGAATTGGCAACAAGTTTTGCTTAA
- a CDS encoding galactose/methyl galactoside ABC transporter permease MglC → MEMTKKKIDTNYIKDFFEKNSILILIIIMALYVGFTQKNFFSISNAKNLASNTSVRFIIACGVSGCLITRGTDLSAGRMVGFSACICATLLQKTDYASKFFPGLGDIPVIGGLLCAIIVCAFFGAISGLIIAFLKVPPFITTLGMQTFIYGICSVYTGSQPLGGFKSTFTGAATGSLFGVPYLVIYALVIGALMWFLYNKTRHGKYMYAIGGNEHAAEVAGINVAKVQVKIYALAACLYAIAGFLVAAKSGGASVATGLGYELEAIAACTIGGVSTNGGVGKVSGILIGVLVFETLKICLQFLGVDPAYTYVAQGLVIVVAVALDLRKYIAKK, encoded by the coding sequence ATGGAAATGACAAAAAAGAAAATTGATACAAATTATATTAAAGATTTTTTTGAAAAAAATTCAATTTTAATTTTAATTATTATCATGGCTCTATACGTAGGGTTTACACAAAAGAACTTCTTTTCAATCAGTAATGCAAAGAACTTAGCTTCTAATACATCAGTTCGTTTCATTATTGCTTGTGGGGTTTCTGGATGTTTAATTACAAGAGGTACTGACTTATCAGCTGGGCGTATGGTTGGTTTCTCTGCATGTATCTGTGCAACATTATTACAAAAAACAGACTATGCATCTAAATTTTTCCCAGGTTTAGGAGATATTCCTGTAATCGGTGGTTTATTATGTGCAATCATTGTCTGTGCATTCTTTGGTGCAATAAGTGGTTTGATTATCGCATTCTTGAAAGTACCACCATTTATTACAACATTAGGTATGCAAACATTTATTTATGGTATTTGTAGTGTATATACTGGATCTCAACCATTAGGTGGATTTAAATCAACATTTACTGGAGCAGCAACAGGTAGTTTGTTTGGTGTACCGTACTTGGTAATTTATGCATTAGTTATTGGGGCACTAATGTGGTTCTTATATAATAAAACTCGTCATGGTAAATATATGTACGCTATTGGTGGTAACGAACATGCAGCAGAAGTTGCAGGTATCAACGTAGCAAAAGTTCAAGTTAAAATTTATGCTTTAGCAGCTTGTTTATATGCTATTGCTGGGTTCTTAGTAGCAGCTAAATCTGGTGGTGCTTCAGTAGCAACTGGGTTAGGTTACGAATTGGAAGCTATCGCAGCATGTACTATCGGTGGTGTATCTACTAACGGTGGTGTTGGTAAAGTATCTGGTATCTTAATTGGGGTATTAGTATTTGAAACATTAAAAATCTGTTTACAATTCTTAGGAGTTGACCCTGCTTATACTTATGTAGCTCAAGGTTTAGTTATCGTAGTCGCTGTAGCATTAGACTTACGTAAATATATAGCTAAGAAATAG
- a CDS encoding AAA family ATPase, whose amino-acid sequence MLVQFIVRNYLSFKEEAILDMCAISSYKEHEYNLIDVGMKENFLKVATIYGANASGKSNLLFAMNAFHQIIKESLNNSDNDEIIIKKLYNPFKFANEKDNTEFQVIQILDDFEFNYGFEYNDEEIVSEWLYIKNIATNRTKMIFERERSKITFGASVKKECDIYKEQLPKETLVLSWFNKLRLKTKVFDDVYEAILNTTVITSDAYESPSFLNNFLKPIIDKEKEKLLSFLVAIDSGIKDIFYMEKDGELEYYTGHIGSNGEKYTLNLFHESQGTLKSISIFIHSCLAIKTGLAIVVDEMNAKLHPLLLKFIVDLFNNQQNKQAQLIYTTHDTTLLDKRFFRRDQIWFVEKDEFGYSKLIALSNFKVRNDASFEKDYLSGVYGGIPFIKDFDLKVAE is encoded by the coding sequence ATGTTAGTACAATTTATTGTTAGAAATTATCTATCATTTAAAGAGGAAGCTATTTTGGATATGTGTGCGATAAGTTCTTATAAAGAACATGAGTATAACTTGATAGATGTTGGAATGAAGGAAAATTTCTTAAAAGTTGCTACTATTTATGGTGCGAATGCAAGTGGAAAGTCAAATTTACTTTTTGCAATGAATGCTTTTCATCAAATCATTAAAGAATCTTTAAACAATTCAGATAATGATGAGATTATTATAAAGAAATTATATAATCCTTTTAAGTTTGCAAATGAAAAGGATAATACAGAATTTCAAGTAATTCAAATTTTAGATGATTTTGAATTTAATTATGGATTCGAATATAATGATGAGGAAATTGTAAGCGAATGGTTGTATATTAAAAATATAGCTACTAATCGAACAAAAATGATATTTGAAAGAGAGCGCAGTAAAATAACGTTTGGGGCCAGTGTAAAAAAAGAATGTGATATTTATAAAGAACAGCTTCCTAAAGAAACGTTAGTTTTATCATGGTTTAATAAATTAAGATTAAAAACAAAAGTGTTTGATGATGTTTATGAAGCAATATTAAATACAACTGTTATCACATCTGATGCATATGAATCACCAAGTTTTTTGAATAATTTTTTAAAACCAATTATAGATAAAGAAAAAGAAAAACTTTTATCTTTTTTAGTAGCAATTGATAGTGGTATTAAGGATATCTTTTATATGGAAAAAGATGGTGAACTCGAATATTATACTGGGCATATAGGAAGTAATGGAGAAAAATACACATTGAATCTCTTTCATGAATCACAAGGTACTTTAAAAAGTATTTCAATTTTTATCCATTCATGTCTTGCGATTAAGACAGGACTAGCAATAGTAGTTGATGAGATGAATGCAAAGCTACATCCATTATTACTCAAGTTTATTGTTGATCTTTTTAATAATCAACAAAACAAGCAAGCACAATTAATATACACAACACATGATACAACGCTATTAGATAAACGTTTTTTTAGGAGGGATCAAATCTGGTTTGTAGAGAAAGATGAATTTGGATACTCTAAACTGATTGCATTATCGAATTTTAAAGTTAGAAATGATGCATCTTTTGAAAAAGATTATTTAAGTGGTGTTTATGGAGGGATTCCGTTTATCAAAGACTTTGATTTGAAAGTTGCTGAATAA
- a CDS encoding DUF4433 domain-containing protein, producing the protein MDPVSYEYKMIEFLYNINDLRNLESIFMYGLLSKNSLINLGIATPIDLSDHEVQKIRETKKVPNHAYLHDYANLYIDARNPMMYRISRNRNIDDVCVICVDKKVLDIEGTIVSDRNAAAEIALFDAPKEALKHLDFPLILAKYWKDDDYLIEIEKKSKKCAEVLVYNSVPIQYLVKIKVATKQAKSLVEEFSLGVPIEIDKNIFFQ; encoded by the coding sequence ATGGATCCAGTATCATATGAGTATAAAATGATAGAATTTTTATATAATATTAATGATTTGAGGAATCTTGAAAGTATTTTTATGTATGGTTTACTATCTAAAAATTCCTTAATAAATTTAGGTATTGCAACACCTATAGATTTATCTGATCATGAGGTTCAAAAAATAAGAGAAACTAAAAAAGTTCCAAATCATGCATATCTTCATGATTATGCTAACTTGTATATAGATGCTCGAAACCCAATGATGTATCGCATAAGTAGAAATAGGAATATTGATGATGTATGTGTTATATGTGTTGATAAGAAGGTATTAGACATAGAGGGGACTATAGTATCTGATAGGAATGCAGCAGCTGAAATCGCTCTTTTTGACGCTCCCAAGGAAGCTCTTAAGCATCTTGATTTCCCTTTGATTCTAGCAAAATATTGGAAAGATGACGATTATCTTATTGAAATAGAAAAAAAGTCAAAAAAATGTGCAGAAGTCCTAGTATATAACAGTGTTCCAATTCAATATCTTGTTAAGATAAAAGTCGCGACCAAACAAGCAAAATCTTTAGTTGAAGAATTCTCGTTAGGTGTTCCAATAGAAATAGATAAAAACATTTTTTTCCAATAA
- the darG gene encoding type II toxin-antitoxin system antitoxin DNA ADP-ribosyl glycohydrolase DarG, with product MIKIKIGDIFNSDKEVLVNTVNCVGVMGKGIAQVYKKQFPKMFDEYKEQCDKKQIIIGENYPYYENGKVRIINFPTKQHWRSSSKLEYIVSGLDWFVENYGKLEISSIAFPPLGCGNGGLDWLTVGPIMYQKLIDLPIEIEIYAPFGTSSDQLSEQFLTKLPENPLKEGIIHEKMNENWFLVLYLVSYLSKSKYSIKVGRTIFQKICYVLSRSGTDLGLEFIKGTYGPYSPDIKKMLTILSNNNLICEIEQGNMILLSVNKNFTIDPDMFSQKDKENVNSVFQLFRRLKDTQQSELVTTILYSFDQLQLYDENVTENKLFEYIAEWKNRYDNDDYEKRIRELSRDLTSMGLMDVNYSKDYKEYDFI from the coding sequence ATGATTAAAATTAAAATAGGTGATATTTTTAACTCTGATAAAGAAGTTCTAGTTAATACTGTCAATTGTGTAGGTGTTATGGGGAAAGGCATTGCTCAAGTATATAAGAAACAATTCCCTAAAATGTTTGATGAGTATAAAGAACAATGCGATAAAAAGCAAATTATCATAGGAGAAAATTATCCTTATTATGAAAATGGGAAAGTAAGGATTATCAATTTTCCCACAAAACAACATTGGCGTTCTTCCTCAAAGTTGGAATATATTGTTTCTGGCTTAGATTGGTTTGTCGAAAATTATGGAAAATTGGAAATCAGCTCTATTGCATTCCCTCCTTTAGGGTGTGGGAATGGAGGATTAGACTGGTTAACAGTGGGACCAATCATGTACCAAAAATTGATAGATTTACCAATTGAAATAGAAATTTATGCGCCATTTGGTACAAGTAGTGATCAACTATCTGAACAGTTTTTGACTAAACTGCCAGAGAATCCTCTAAAAGAAGGAATTATTCATGAAAAGATGAATGAAAACTGGTTTTTAGTTTTATATTTAGTGTCATACCTATCAAAATCAAAGTATTCTATAAAGGTAGGAAGAACAATCTTTCAAAAAATATGTTATGTATTATCAAGGTCTGGTACAGACTTAGGACTTGAGTTTATAAAAGGAACATATGGACCATATTCACCCGACATAAAGAAAATGCTTACGATATTATCGAACAATAATTTAATTTGTGAAATAGAACAAGGCAACATGATATTATTATCCGTGAACAAGAATTTTACAATTGATCCCGATATGTTTTCGCAAAAAGACAAAGAAAATGTTAACAGTGTATTTCAATTGTTTCGTAGGTTGAAAGATACTCAGCAATCTGAATTGGTTACAACGATTTTATATTCTTTTGATCAATTACAACTTTATGATGAGAATGTAACGGAAAATAAGCTATTTGAGTATATTGCAGAATGGAAAAATAGATATGATAATGATGATTATGAAAAAAGAATTAGAGAATTATCGAGAGATTTGACATCGATGGGATTAATGGATGTTAATTATTCAAAGGATTATAAGGAGTACGATTTTATATAA